In Desulfoferula mesophila, the genomic window AGGCGAAACCCACCAGGGCGGCCAGGGCGGCCCATTGATACAGGCCCTGGGCGTGGGGCAGGAGCAGGTAGGCCGTGCCGGCCAGGACGAAAGCCCCGGCCATGGTCAGGTTGCGCCCCACCAGGTCGGAGAGCCAGCCGCTGAGCAGGCGGCTCAGGCCGTTGGTCAGGTTGAAGGCGGTGAGGATCATCACCGCCTGGCGCAGGTTCAGGCCCCGGCCCAGGCCGAAGCCGACGGACAGGGTGACCATGGCTATGCCCGCCGCCCCGGCCAGGGCCCAGGTGCACCACAGGGCCCAAAAGGAGCGGGTGCGTAGCGCCTGGCCCACCCGCAGGGAAAGCCCCGGCGCGCCGTGGCCGGTGCCTGCCAGCGCGGGCCGGGGCGCGGGAAAGGACATGAAGGGCGCGGCGATCAGGCCGGTGACCAGGGCGGCCAGGCCGGCCACCAGGCACAGCGCCGTGGGCCCCGCCTCGCCCAGCACCCAGGAGTACAAGGGGGCGGTGGCCGCGGCGGCCAGGCCGAAGACCATGCTCACCAGGCCGGCGACCAGGCCCCGCCGGGTGGGGAACCAGCGCTGCACCACGCTCAGGGCGGGCAGGTAGAGGCAGGAATGGGAGGCCCCGGTGATAAAGGCCCAGGCGTGCACCGCGCCGATGCTCGGGGCCAGGGGCAGGGCGAGGGACACCGTGGAGGAGATTAGGGTGCCCAGGAGCACCAGGCGGGTGGGTCCCAGGCGCTCCTGCCAGCGCCCGGCCAGGTACATGCTGGAGCCCACCCCCAGCAGCAGGAAGAACAGGATCTGGCCCACCGCCGCCCGGTCCACCCCAAAGACGATCTGCCAGTGCTGGGCCATGATGCCCGGAAAGCCGAAGGCCATGGAGCCGGGCCAGAAGATGGCCGCGCAACTGGACCACAGGGCCTTTTCCGGCGAGGGAGTTACCGCCACGCGGGTCCTTTCTGTGCGGGCGCGGTTGGTCGGGATGCCGGGCTCAGGCCGGGGCCACCACCTTGAGGGCCCCCGGCAAAATCTCCACGCTCAGGGGAGAAGCGGCCACCGGCTCGCCATCGGCCCAAAGCTCCATGGGCCGGTCGCAGGCTATCTCAACCTTGCGGGTGCGCAGGAAGCTGACTTCGGGCACCGCGCCGTGGCTGCCCTTGAGCACCGAGGGCAAGAAGCGCATCACCTTGAAAATACCCACCGGGCGCACCAGGCAGATGTCCAGGTGGCCGTCGTCGGCCCGGGCTTGGGGCACGATGCGTATCTGGTTGCCGTAGGTGGGGGTATTGGCTACGGCGGCCAGGAACAGGGGGCCGTGGTAGTGGCCCTCGTCCCAGGTGAGCCGCACCTGGGGCGGACGGTAGCGGCCCAGGGTGCGCAGCACGGCGTAGATGTAGGCGGGTTGGCCCCACAGGGGAGCCCGCATCAGGTCCACGTAGCGGCTCACCTCTGCGTCGAAGCCCACCGCGCCCACGGTGCAGTAGTTGCGGCCGTTGACCCGGGCCAGATCCACCGCGCGGGTGGCTCCCCCGGCCACCGCCGCCACCAGGGCCTCGGGCTCGCAGGCCAGGCCGAGGGAGCGGCAAAAATCGTTGCAGCGCCCGGCGGGCAGGGTGGCCAGGCGGACGTGGCTGTCGGCCAGGGCCTGGGCCGCCTCGTGCACCGTGCCGTCGCCGCCCACCACCATGACCACCTCCGCTCCCTGTTCCACGGCCCGTCCCACCAACTCCTCGGCGTGGCCTCGGCCCTTGGTCAAGAGCTCGCGCGGAGCCATCCCCGCCCCGGCCAGGGCGGCTTGCAGACGCCGGGCCGCGTCCACGGCCTTGCCCCGCCCCGCCTGGGGGTTGTGGATCAAGGCTATGCGAGGATGGTTGAGGGCCATGGGGAGTTCTTTCCCGGTCCCGCCGGCCGGGGCCAAGCGGGGAAAAAGTCAGGCACGCTGAGAAGCGATCCTAGCAGAAATATCCGCCGTGGGTAAAGGAGGAGGGGAGCCGGCGAACGTCACCTTTGATGCTTCCAAGGTTGGCCATGGGAAATTTTTCGGTATTCGTCCCGCACCACCTCGGCGCCGTATTTTCTTTCCAGCCGCCTCACCGTGAAATGACCGCGCCCCACTTCCTGAAAATGGTTGATGAACAACAGGTTGATGGTGCAGCCCCCGGCCGCGCCCACCAGGGGAATCAACTGGGCCGCAACCTTGGCGGTTATCTGTATCTGCAAGCGGGCGGCGATCAGGGTCAGCAGCCTTACGATGGCCGGGGCGGTCTGGTCGGCGATGCCCTGGCTGGCGATGTATTCGGCCGCCTCGTTGATGGCCTTGGCCAGCATGGCGCGTACGAAGTAATAACCTGATTCAGCGCCGTCGTCCGCCTCGGTCCGGCTGCCAAAGGCGAACACCTCGATGCAGGCCAGCTGGGTATCGATGTCGTGGATGTTTTCGCC contains:
- a CDS encoding EcsC family protein, translated to MELEPKDYADLVKAVQDLENPGLAASLSNYIGKPIELAMKSLPAKAEKTVKEATRKSMQAALKLVAITLDANHEGPPSNLLHKLMAGATGAGGGALGLVGLPIEMPISTGIILRSLADIARSNGENIHDIDTQLACIEVFAFGSRTEADDGAESGYYFVRAMLAKAINEAAEYIASQGIADQTAPAIVRLLTLIAARLQIQITAKVAAQLIPLVGAAGGCTINLLFINHFQEVGRGHFTVRRLERKYGAEVVRDEYRKISHGQPWKHQR
- a CDS encoding diacylglycerol/lipid kinase family protein, which encodes MALNHPRIALIHNPQAGRGKAVDAARRLQAALAGAGMAPRELLTKGRGHAEELVGRAVEQGAEVVMVVGGDGTVHEAAQALADSHVRLATLPAGRCNDFCRSLGLACEPEALVAAVAGGATRAVDLARVNGRNYCTVGAVGFDAEVSRYVDLMRAPLWGQPAYIYAVLRTLGRYRPPQVRLTWDEGHYHGPLFLAAVANTPTYGNQIRIVPQARADDGHLDICLVRPVGIFKVMRFLPSVLKGSHGAVPEVSFLRTRKVEIACDRPMELWADGEPVAASPLSVEILPGALKVVAPA
- a CDS encoding MFS transporter, with the protein product MAVTPSPEKALWSSCAAIFWPGSMAFGFPGIMAQHWQIVFGVDRAAVGQILFFLLLGVGSSMYLAGRWQERLGPTRLVLLGTLISSTVSLALPLAPSIGAVHAWAFITGASHSCLYLPALSVVQRWFPTRRGLVAGLVSMVFGLAAAATAPLYSWVLGEAGPTALCLVAGLAALVTGLIAAPFMSFPAPRPALAGTGHGAPGLSLRVGQALRTRSFWALWCTWALAGAAGIAMVTLSVGFGLGRGLNLRQAVMILTAFNLTNGLSRLLSGWLSDLVGRNLTMAGAFVLAGTAYLLLPHAQGLYQWAALAALVGFAFGTLFAVSAPLATDCFGLEHFGAIFGVVFTAYGFLSGALGPWLGGHLLDATGGDFALVFGYLGLFFMASAGLIFLVRPPKI